In Hippoglossus stenolepis isolate QCI-W04-F060 chromosome 21, HSTE1.2, whole genome shotgun sequence, one DNA window encodes the following:
- the si:ch73-103b11.2 gene encoding early endosome antigen 1 isoform X4, translated as MSLKDNPCRKFQANIFNKSKCQNCFKPRESHLLNDEDFNQAKPIYGGWLLLAPEGTNFDNPLHRSRKWQRRFFILYEHGLLRYALDEMPSTLPQGTINMNQCSDVINGEARTGQKNSLCILTSDKEHFIRAECKEIINGWQEALTVYPRTNKQNQKKKRKVDPPTHQEPGPAKVTVTSSSSSGGSISCLPSSIAGAERVPMSRATLWQEESRWSRATIPCSRSASCLSQLSQSQPDSSITTQDDGGTMSTGRKVRVESGYFSLEKNKSEPSPHSAQHSQSPQPPQHLPLSSSASSSSLGAPSPRYNSESEPQSYPCQPSQDPLPSPGALVSPSYSTISSSQSSLDSDPSVTSPTWEGCCGGGGGSTSNIGNGGGRVGCSGREYTALSDVPRARRLSYREAFRSEKKRQELRARTRSPGREEVARLFGEERRRPQVIGRFQEGQHVEHMETNSSSEPSSNTALIQRQGRSERRCLANKHEISLDAGTDRSAPSLTSPTFSNLRRAKSLDRRVTESSMTPDLLNFKKGWMTKLYEDGMWKKHWFVLTDQSLRYYKDSIAEEASELDGEIDLSTCCDVKEFPVQRNYGFQIQCTEGACTLSAMTSGIRRNWIQAIMKNVRPTIAPDVTRSLPDEKIKAQVMLEPCPQATPEPSPVPEAPRSDVHRQPAGNHVSVPPSELRRSRVRERRPEGRSKTYDWSEFKMEQTEKPVKERADTVDLSSSFSTTSSYCSPSSSASSLASSPVSTSSLQTSSVSGAHPPSMTEEAEKGNVRRGAPPHSTTSATHMPNTVTVTMTSTLNTTPTVQPSTPESQEQGKMEVDHHTAMHPASEDKKDNRTSGVHKEIEQRWHQVETTPLREEKQVPIATAAADSANSERLPADELAALLDKELGQKQKELDQLQKQNNLLKEQLDDALGREHSAREGYVLQSATPPSSSPHRVPWQRLHKLNQDLQSELEAQRRKQDLAQQQIRTLKRSYTDAQDAVDRHEADIQALQGKLACAMAEILASEEAVARMRNELKLEQERSKEQEVENGKSEATLRAQLKDSEDRLREVEACLLERNQALRHLEHQQALQRDHIREIQRLQERLQEVTARLCATEEGQALKEERLRKEQHSMQESHERERQNLCRKLTQAEIAQKEMEDNLLEAEQQVEALLRGRRSSGGKECSEEMLKLQEELTHKIDMVESLRESVRRLEEEKSHLTCRCQELINQIAEADREVNKLRKCLETEEAEYYTLEQSYDRATQEFQKMSQFLREKEEEIRQTKEMYERLVERKEEDLKEALIKMTVLGSSLEETEQKLQAKEEFLCQMSRSLLEKVEPCSAEKDLQAKLVVAEDRIAELEQHLNALQLGYADLQMERRKTPELRKKGRVKTSASISPNTELSLSFNNTSKSENAPDDQESLAKRSRIRFSSIQCQKYISLEGLVTGQASSGHVETGQKDDQDVNEDIGLTGGNISSDMPHTSDPEKFISIIHSLETKLLATEDKLRNLTQNLEEQQSTQVDDMSKIDVQMTETDHHPEKELSCGSSCLANKHYGKALMCVEKSREKVRVILGGSHTSTGSQLHSLSEIESDLFNASLYIQQGQKTLEEQTPAVHQNQTPETRDREALQLFAKTLSFEAVILNKMALLIQTSKSDILHALAEIWEDIDNIKKSDKDCLAIVYADVLTRKLMLESAFWQELEKTEADVAKCKEGSASADVNDATIFNTFIKAELVYSIQNLKLCYEEKFKILKRELTEAHTNLNQREMALKAIIEASKRPDLKNVIKEVKNNFGFNKQRLADVQPPELAPYMEQIEMETARDLAEKIVDRHLAEEMPSCGVDSIDTLQNAHDNLANELQRQAAILHKYAQEMEGGETHPGLAKMIRALFGQQTSENFSSTSLCMREALIQAQVAYVACRLRAMHEQDLGWCKQTGQNMDALVQQHAHNVSAIQEKFEASLQEERLSFTQTLATLEMENQTLRSEIGKRVNQLSQQQEQLVLLEEHYRNDTENLNQMHKKELQRAEQGCASTELALIETLADSQQKLEVLLVDMDTMKEQQQGHVKKLEEQFEQRICELQHIHTEEMEKLHSQYVENIQCLKEHLKVKKGPEVSQSLPCDEAIMPMEEEEQGKGEDAQNMSEVDSMVVLKDRIQELETQMNTMRDELENKHLEGDVASLREKYQRDFESLKATCERGFSAMEDTHHKVIEDIQRQHQREISKLLEERERLLAEETAATIAAIEAMKNAHREELEKNQRSPLSGLNSDIDELRLQYEEELQSIQRELEVLSEQYSQKCLENAHLAQALEAERQALRQCQRENQELNAHNQELNNRMSEEIIRMRSCYSGEMALSPLTQGKDVYELEVLLRIKESEIQYLKQEIHSLKDELQSALRDKKYATDKYKDIYTELSIVKAKADCDISKLKEKLLIATEALGEKTVDGTVTSGYDIMKSKSNPDIIKKEKSAASRQLRGIRSKSLKEGLTVQERMKLFEAKDSKKI; from the exons CCCAGCACTCTACCCCAGGGCACAATCAATATGAACCAGTGCAGTGACGTCATCAATGGTGAGGCGAGGACGGGCCAGAAGAACTCGCTGTGCATCCTGACCTCTGACAAAGAGCACTTCATACGTGCGGAATGTAAAGAAATCATCAATGG GTGGCAGGAGGCTCTGACTGTGTACCCCAGGACCAACAAGCAGAACCAGAAGAAGAAACGAAAGGTCGATCCCCCCACTCACCAG GAGCCAGGCCCAGCCAAGGTGACAgtgaccagcagcagcagcagcggcggcagcatCTCGTGCCTGCCCAGCAGCATTGCCGGTGCCGAGCGCGTCCCAATGAGCCGTGCAACACTGTGGCAGGAGGAGAGTCGCTGGAGCCGGGCCACCATCCCCTGCAGCCGCAGTGCCTCCTGTCTCAGCCAGCTGAGCCAGAGCCAACCAGACTCCAGTATCACAACTCAAGACG atgGTGGCACCATGAGCACTGGGCGCAAAGTACGTGTGGAGAGTGGCTACTTTTCCTTGGAAAAGAACAAGTCGGAGCCTTCTCCACATTCTGCACAGCACTCCCAGTCCCCACAGCCACCTCAGCACCTGCCCCTGTCCTCTTCggcatcatcctcctctttagGAGCTCCCAGTCCCAGGTACAACTCTGAGTCAGAACCTCAATCTTACCCCTGTCAACCCTCCCAAGACCCCCTCCCTTCTCCAGGTGCACTTGTCTCCCCCAGCTACTCCACCATCAGCTCCTCCCAGAGCTCGCTGGACTCCGATCCCAGCGTCACGTCGCCCACCTGGGAGGGatgctgtggtggtggtggagggagcACTAGTAACATCGGTAACGGAGGAGGCAGAGTGGGCTGCTCTGGCAGGGAGTATACAGCGCTGTCGGATGTGCCACGGGCTCGCAGACTGAGCTACCGGGAAGCGTTCCGCTCAGAGAAAAAGCGCCAAGAGCTGAGAGCTCGGACAAGGAGTCCTGGTAGAGAGGAGGTGGCTCGGCTGTTCGGGGAGGAGCGCAG GCGTCCACAAGTCATCGGGAGGTTTCAGGAGGGTCAGCATGTTGAGCATATGGAAACAAACAGCTCCAGTGAGCCCTCCTCTAACACCGCGCTAATCCAGAGACAAGGTCGCAGCGAGAGACGCTGTCTGGCCAACAAACAT gaGATTTCACTGGATGCAGGAACAGACCGTTCAGCTCCCAGTTTGACCAGCCCCACTTTTTCCAACTTAAGAAGAGCGAAGTCACTGGACCGCAGAGTCACAGAGTCTTCGATGACT CCAGATCTGCTGAACTTTAAAAAAGGATGGATGACGAAGCTGTATGAAGACGGAATG tGGAAGAAACACTGGTTTGTACTAACAGACCAGAGTCTGAGGTACTACAAGGACTCGATAGCTGAGGAG GCTTCTGAACTGGATGGGGAGATCGACCTTTCCACATGCTGTGACGTCAAAGAGTTCCCAGTCCAGAGAAACTACGGCTTCCAAATCCAG TGCACAGAGGGAGCGTGCACCCTGTCGGCCATGACCTCTGGAATCCGTCGCAACTGGATTCAGGCCATTATGAAGAATGTGCGACCCACTATTGCCCCCGACGTCACCCG ATCCCTCCCTGATGAGAAGATAAAAGCCCAAGTGATGTTGGAGCCCTGTCCGCAGGCCACCCCTGAGCCAAGCCCCGTTCCTGAGGCCCCCAGGTCTGATGTCCACAGACAGCCAGCTGGCAACCacgtctctgtccctccctctgagCTGCGTAGAAGCCGAGTTCGTGAACGCAGACCAGAAGGACGCTCTAAGACTTACGACTGGTCTGAGTTCAAGATGGAGCAGACAGAAAAGCCTGTGAAGGAGCGAGCCGACACCGTCGATCTCAGCTCATCGTTCTCCACAACCTCCTCTTAttgctctccctcctcttcagctTCCTCTTTAGCGTCCTCTCCGGTCTCTACCTCCTCCCTCCAAACCTCCTCGGTATCAGGGGCTCACCCACCCTCTATGacagaagaagcagagaaggGGAATGTCAGGAGGGGCGCCCCTCCACACAGCACTACTAGTGCAACCCACATGCCAAATACTGTTACTGTTACCATGACTTCCACACTTAATACAACGCCAACAGTACAGCCATCAACACCTGAAAGCCAAGAGCAAGGGAAAATGGAAGTGGACCACCATACAGCCATGCATCCTGCTAGTGAGGATAAGAAGGACAACAGAACCTCAGGTGTCCATAAAGAGATTGAGCAGCGATGGCATCAGGTGGAGACGACACCTTTGAGGGAAGAGAAGCAAGTGCCCATCGCCACGGCTGCAGCAGACTCTGCTAACTCTGAAAGGTTGCCTGCCGATGAGCTTGCTGCACTGCTAGACAAAGAG TTGGGACAGAAGCAGAAGGAGCTGGACCAACTACAGAAGCAGAACAACCTTTTAAAAGAGCAGCTGGATGATGCGCTAGGGAGAGAACACAGTGCCAGAGAGGGCTATGTACTGCAG AGTGCAACACCCCCTTCCTCTTCACCGCACAGAGTGCCATGGCAACGCTTGCACAAGCTTAATCAAGATTTGCAGAGCGAATTGGAGGCCCAAAGGCGCAAGCAGGACCTTGCTCAGCAGCAAATTCGGACGTTAAAGAGAAGCTACACCGATGCCCAGGACGCTGTAGACCGCCACGAGGCTGATATTCAGGCTCTGCAGGGTAAACTAGCATGTGCAATGGCTGAAATCTTGGCCAGTGAAGAGGCTGTGGCCCGAATGCGCAATGAGCTCAAGTTAGAGCAGGAGCGTTCAAAGGAACAAGAagtagaaaatggaaaaagtgaGGCCACCCTACGTGCCCAGCTGAAGGACAGTGAGGACAGACTCCGTGAAGTAGAGGCCTGCCTCTTAGAGAGGAACCAGGCTCTCAGGCACCTCGAGCACCAGCAGGCCCTGCAACGAGACCACATTAGAGAGATACAGAGGTTGCAGGAGAGGCTGCAAGAGGTGACTGCTCGACTATGTGCTACTGAGGAGGGCCAAGCTTTGAAGGAGGAGCGCCTGAGGAAGGAGCAGCATAGCATGCAAGAGAGTCATGAGAGGGAAAGACAGAATCTGTGCAGAAAATTAACTCAGGCTGAAATCGCccagaaagagatggaggacaATCTGCTTGAGGCCGAGCAGCAGGTAGAGGCTCTGTTGAGAGGGAGGCGCTCCTCCGGAGGCAAAGAATGCAGTGAGGAAATGTTGAAGTTACAAGAGGAACTGACTCATAAGATTGACATGGTTGAGTCACTGAGGGAGAGCGTGCGGAGgctggaagaagagaagagccACCTCACTTGCCGTTGTCAGGAGCTTATCAACCAGATAGCAGAAGCTGACCGTGAGGTGAATAAGCTTCGCAAATGTCTGGAAACTGAAGAGGCTGAGTACTACACGCTGGAGCAGTCATATGATAGGGCTACCCAGGAGTTTCAGAAAATGAGTCAGTTCCttagagaaaaagaggaagagatcCGGCAGACTAAGGAGATGTATGAAAGGCTAGTGGAACGCAAGGAAGAGGACCTAAAAGAGGCACTTATTAAAATGACAGTACTTGGCAGCAGCTTGgaggaaacagaacagaagTTGCAAGCAAAGGAGGAGTTTCTCTGTCAAATGAGTCGGAGCCTCTTAGAAAAGGTTGAGCCCTGTAGTGCTGAAAAGGATCTGCAAGCCAAGCTTGTGGTCGCAGAGGACCGTATCGCGGAGCTTGAACAGCATCTCAATGCCCTGCAGTTGGGCTATGCTGACCTACAAATGGAAAGACGTAAGACCCCAGAGCTGAGGAAAAAGGGAAGGGTTAAAACATCAGCCTCCATATCACCAAACACAGaactttctctttcctttaaCAATACATCCAAGTCAGAGAACGCCCCAGATGATCAGGAGTCTCTAGCTAAGAGATCAAGGATACGTTTTTCCAGTATTCAGTGCCAAAAATACATTAGCTTAGAGGGCCTGGTCACGGGCCAAGCAAGTAGTGGTCATGTGGAGACAGGACAAAAAGATGACCAAGATGTAAATGAAGACATCGGTTTAACCGGAGGAAATATCTCCTCTGATATGCCGCATACCAGTGACCCAGAGAAGTTTATCTCCATCATACATTCCCTCGAAACTAAACTGCTTGCCACTGAGGATAAGCTAagaaacctcacacagaatctaGAAGAGCAGCAATCCACCCAAGTAGACGACATGTCCAAGATTGATGTACAGATGACAGAAACAGACCATCACCCAGAGAAAGAGTTGAGTTGTGGGAGTAGTTGTCTTGCCAATAAGCATTATGGCAAGGCCCTGATGTGCGTTGAAAAGAGTCGAGAGAAAGTCAGGGTTATTCTCGGTGGTTCTCATACTTCCACTGGTTCGCAGTTGCATTCATTGTCGGAGATAGAGAGCGATTTGTTCAATGCATCACTGTACATCCAACAAGGACAAAAGACGTTGGAAGAACAAACACCAGCTGTCCATCAGAATCAAACCCCAGAGACTCGAGATAGAGAAGCTCTTCAGCTCTTTGCCAAAACCTTGTCTTTTGAGGCAGtaattttgaataaaatggCTTTATTGATACAAACGTCAAAGTCTGACATTCTACATGCTCTTGCAGAGATATGGGAAGACATCGACAACATTAAAAAGAGTGACAAAGATTGTTTGGCTATAGTTTATGCTGATGTCTTGACCAGGAAGCTGATGTTAGAGAGTGCGTTCTGGCAGGAGTTGGAGAAAACTGAGGCAGATGTTGCAAAATGCAAAGAGGGCAGTGCGTCAGCTGATGTAAATGATGCCACAATCTTTAACACCTTCATTAAAGCAGAACTAGTCTACTCTATTCAAAACCTTAAGCTTTGCTATGAAGAGAAATTCAAAATACTGAAAAGGGAGTTGACTGAAGCTCATACGAACCTAAATCAAAGGGAAATGGCTCTGAAAGCGATTATTGAAGCTTCCAAAAGGCctgatttgaaaaatgtaataaaggAAGTCAAAAATAACTTTGGCTTTAATAAACAAAGGTTAGCTGACGTTCAACCCCCTGAACTTGCTCCTTACATGGAGCAGATTGAAATGGAAACAGCGAGAGACTTGGCTGAGAAAATTGTAGACAGACACTTGGCTGAAGAAATGCCCTCTTGTGGTGTTGACTCTATTGATACGCTGCAAAATGCACATGACAATCTGGCCAATGAGCTTCAGCGACAAGCAGCAATCCTCCATAAGTACGCTCAAGAGATGGAAGGTGGTGAAACCCATCCGGGGCTGGCTAAAATGATCCGGGCTCTTTTTGGGCAGCAAACCTCTGAGAATTTCTCTAGTACCTCTCTTTGTATGCGTGAAGCCCTTATTCAGGCTCAGGTGGCTTATGTGGCATGTAGATTACGGGCAATGCATGAACAAGACTTGGGTTGGTGCAAACAGACAGGTCAGAACATGGATGCTCTTGTCCAGCAGCATGCGCACAATGTCAGTGCAATCCAAGAAAAGTTTGAAGCATCCTTACAGGAGGAGCGCCTGAGTTTCACGCAGACACTGGCCACTCTTGAAATGGAGAACCAAACCCTGAGGAGTGAGATAGGCAAACGTGTGAATCAGCTCTCCCAGCAGCAGGAGCAACTGGTCCTCCTGGAGGAACACTACCGGAATGACACTGAAAACCTGAATCAGATGCACAAGAAAGAGCTACAGCGAGCAGAGCAAGGCTGTGCTTCAACAGAGCTGGCCCTCATTGAGACATTGGCCGACAGCCAACAGAAGTTAGAGGTTCTGCTGGTGGACATGGATACGATGAAGGAGCAGCAACAGGGTCATGTGAAGAAACTGGAGGAGCAGTTTGAACAGAGGATCTGTGAGCTCCAGCACATCCACACAGAGGAGATGGAAAAGTTACATTCCCAGTATGTTGAAAACATTCAGTGTCTCAAAGAGCACCTGAAGGTCAAAAAAGGTCCTGAGGTTTCACAATCGCTACCGTGTGATGAGGCCATAATGCcaatggaagaggaggagcaggggaaggGGGAAGATGCTCAAAATATGTCCGAGGTGGACTCAATGGTGGTTCTCAAGGACCGGATCCAGGAGCTGGAGACTCAGATGAACACCATGAGGGACGAACTGGAGAACAAGCACCTCGAAGGAGATGTGGCCAGCCTGAGAGAGAAATACCAGAGAGACTTTGAAAGTCTTAAG GCCACGTGTGAACGTGGGTTTTCTGCAATGGAAGATACCCACCACAAGGTGATAGAAGACATCCAGAGGCAGCATCAGAGGGAGATCTCCAAACTCCtggaagagcgagagagactCTTGGCTGAGGAAACTGCTGCGACAATTGCTG CTATCGAAGCTATGAAAAATGCACACAGGGAGGAACTGGAGAAGAACCAGCGCTCCCCACTGAGTGGACTGAACTCTGACATCGATGAGCTTCGCTTACAATACGA GGAGGAGTTGCAGTCCATCCAGAGAGAGCTGGAGGTGTTGTCCGAGCAGTACTCTCAGAAGTGTCTGGAGAACGCTCACCTGGCCCAGGCGCTGGAGGCCGAGAGGCAGGCCCTCAGGCAGTGTCAGAGAGAGAACCAGGAGCTAAATGCTCACAACCAG GAATTGAATAATCGAATGAGTGAGGAGATCATCCGGATGCGCTCCTGTTACAGCGGTGAAATGGCGCTGTCACCACTTACCCAAGGCAAAGATGTGTATGAACTAGAg GTGTTGCTACGTATTAAGGAGTCGGAGATCCAGTATCTTAAACAGGAAATCCACTCTTTGAAAGATGAACTGCAGTCTGCTTTAAgg GACAAGAAATATGCCACAGACAAATATAAGGACATCTATACAGAGCTCAGCATAGTGAAAGCAAAGGCTGACTGTGACATCAGCAAACTGAAGGAGAAACTGCTCATTGCCACAGAAGCTTTAGGCGAGAAGACGGTCGATGGAACAGTCACATCTGGATACG atatCATGAAATCAAAGAGTAATCCAGatatcataaaaaaagaaaaatcggCAGCCTCCAGGCAACTGAGAGGCATAAGGTCAAAG AGCCTGAAAGAGGGACTAACTGTGCAGGAGCGCATGAAGCTTTTTGAGGCAAAAGATTCCAAAAAGATTTGA